One Marinobacter sp. es.048 genomic window, AAGGGAGCGGCTGCGCAAACACTGCGACCCAGGCGGCGAGATGTGCCGCTGCTCTGGCACCGGACCGCTTCGGTGAATCGCAATTGCTCGACCATGAGGGCACCATATCCGCAGAACAGTGTCCTGCACTGCCCGAGTGCCCAAGGGAAGAACCCTAGGCTGGCTTCCGGAACAGCGCCACATCCTTTCTCGGTATTTCCAGGCGCCATCCAAACCGGTTGGCGAGCAGCTTGAAGGTGAATTCCCGGTAGAAGACCACATGGGTCGGGTCTCGGCGATAATGCCAGTTGTCGAACCGGTCATCGTCGGTCTGGAAGCAGGTCATCACGCCCAGCCAGCCACCGGGTTTCAGCATTCGGTCGAGTTCCCTGAAGACGCCAGCCGGCGCGTAAAGATGCTCCACCACTTCGGTACAGGTTATGAAATCGTAGGTTTGATCGAGGGCCACTACTGATGGATAAAAGAAGGGGTCGTAGAGACTGACTGCCATGCCTTCCGCCTCAAGCATCTGCGCCAGTGCGGGGCCGGGGCCGCAGCCGAAATCCAGGCCACTGGCGCCCGACGCCAGACGTTCAAGAAGAGGTTCTGTCAGTTTCGTGAGAAATGTCCGGTACCCTGGATCAGACGGATCGTTGTCATGCAGTTGATAGATTTCCTGCTCCTGCTCAGGCCATAACCGGCAGGAGGCATCCATCACCGTGGCCTCGCAGACATCACATCGAAGGTAACGCTGGGCCTTCACCACACGGAAATCCGAGAGACTGCCCTGCTCGCACACCGGACAAAGACTCACGCCCTCACCCCGGGTCAAGTCCCGCTGCCGCCCTCATGCGGGCATCGAGTTCCCGGGCGTCAATCTGATCGGACGCTATGATCTCTGCCCGGCTGTAGGCTTGCGGTTCACCCTGAATAACGGTCAGGGCTCCATCAACCACATTGATCGCCCGCCAGCCGTCGGCGGTGTTAACGACCGCCTTGAAGCGAACAAAAGCCGAGTCCATGGCCATCACCAGCAATGCGTTCTCATCCAGGATCAGTTCGGGATGGATCCGCCAGCCAACACTGAAATGCCCCTGTCCCTGATTGGTGATCTGTTGCCAGGGCTCGTCATCAATAGCGGGTACCGGCGATGCAGTCTTGTGATGGTGGTGATGGTGAGCTTCCGGATCGGTCACCGGCAGGGCATCTGACTCGCCGTCCAGCCAGCCCGGTGCCAGATGCCCAAACCGGGTGTGGTGGATCGCCCGCTTGGCGGGTTCCAGTTGTGCGGCCCACTCATCAAAATGAGTCAATTGCTCCGGCGTGCAAAGATCAGTCTTGTTGGCAACGAGAATGTCAGCGGCGGCCACCTGGTCCCGGAACTGCACATTGCCGAGAACCCTCGGCTCTTCGAGCCTTCGGGGGTCTACCAGGCAGATTACAGGGCCCATGGCGAGCACATCCTGGTAGTGCTCGCTGGTCAGGGTGTCCAGAATCTGAGAGGGGTGACCGAGCCCGGTCGGTTCAATCAAAAGACGGTCGGGCTTTGCCTTGAGAATCAGCTGGTTGA contains:
- a CDS encoding class I SAM-dependent methyltransferase, with translation MDASCRLWPEQEQEIYQLHDNDPSDPGYRTFLTKLTEPLLERLASGASGLDFGCGPGPALAQMLEAEGMAVSLYDPFFYPSVVALDQTYDFITCTEVVEHLYAPAGVFRELDRMLKPGGWLGVMTCFQTDDDRFDNWHYRRDPTHVVFYREFTFKLLANRFGWRLEIPRKDVALFRKPA
- a CDS encoding CobW family GTP-binding protein, with protein sequence MAQPIPTSLILGFLGVGKTTAILDLLKSKPENEVWAVLVNEFGEVGIDGAMLKTEGAFIKEIPGGCMCCVAGLPMQIGLNQLILKAKPDRLLIEPTGLGHPSQILDTLTSEHYQDVLAMGPVICLVDPRRLEEPRVLGNVQFRDQVAAADILVANKTDLCTPEQLTHFDEWAAQLEPAKRAIHHTRFGHLAPGWLDGESDALPVTDPEAHHHHHHKTASPVPAIDDEPWQQITNQGQGHFSVGWRIHPELILDENALLVMAMDSAFVRFKAVVNTADGWRAINVVDGALTVIQGEPQAYSRAEIIASDQIDARELDARMRAAAGLDPG